From one bacterium genomic stretch:
- the mreD gene encoding rod shape-determining protein MreD, whose product MRNLKLFLMAWLAVFVQSSLSGLLSVWGLQPDFIAMIIGLTALTLGTGPGILTGVTAGFMADCYHPSTMGLFTLSGAVSGYWAGSLRERIYKDQLSSQLLVAGLLTLVRQFFEYWGRGGGGPGGYFSVLLRFGLGSALFTVLLGALLMPQMKHFLPRSEKTKLSLV is encoded by the coding sequence ATGAGGAATTTAAAACTGTTTTTGATGGCCTGGCTGGCGGTGTTCGTCCAGTCCTCGCTTTCCGGACTGCTGTCGGTCTGGGGGCTGCAGCCGGATTTCATCGCCATGATCATCGGTCTGACGGCCCTGACCCTGGGCACCGGCCCGGGGATATTGACCGGGGTGACGGCCGGTTTCATGGCCGACTGTTACCATCCGTCCACCATGGGCCTGTTCACACTCAGCGGAGCGGTCTCCGGATACTGGGCCGGGTCATTGCGGGAAAGGATCTACAAGGATCAGCTTTCCAGCCAGCTGCTGGTGGCCGGGCTTTTGACCCTGGTCCGGCAGTTCTTTGAATATTGGGGCCGGGGCGGAGGGGGGCCGGGCGGATATTTTTCGGTTTTACTCCGTTTCGGCTTGGGCAGCGCGCTGTTCACGGTCCTGCTGGGCGCGCTATTGATGCCGCAGATGAAGCATTTCCTGCCCCGGTCCGAAAAAACAAAACTGAGCCTGGTCTAA